The DNA region CATTTTCCAgggcatttttgtaataaaaaacagTTAAAAGGGAGTGCAATAGAAATATAGGGGTGTGGAAATAGTGATTTGAGCACGTCTTGAAGCAAATTGGGTTGTTCAGTTTTGGGCTGGccgaagaaaattaaaagatagtGGAGCTCAACCCAACTAATTTTCTTCTATTCCACTTTAATCTAACcctcaattaattagtttaattttatgactaatttttttaatgcacaTACAATGAATTCTAAAAATTTACTTCACACACAAACtatcaatttatataaattcattatACTTATTTCAAAAGCGAACTAATTATAAACTCTTTGCATTATTTTGGTTTAGCTAGAAATACATGCAATTCCACAAATAGTTACAAACACAGTTATTCGAGTGATGGATGGATGTCTCAATTATGGCTGCACAAATACACGAGTTGTGCCTTAGGGAGAGGGGGCGGGGGAATCATGCTTTTGGGTGGAAAAAATTCATTTCTAATGCTTTGTCTGTTTCACTGAAAAGATAATTAGTCTATTCATAAGAGGAGATGAgatcatatgaaaaatataatcgATTCTTTCATTTGTTTGGACTAGTAGTCATCCGTGAAAGTTTTGGGtttaatattgatattttaacaATAAATCCAATAAATCTTAGTGTAATGTtagatatattgattttttttttggaaaagaagTGTGTGCGAGCTGCTTATTTCAAAGAATAGAGAGATGAAAAACAACTTCATGTTTACTACGTGTATACATTTGGACTTTGGAGTATCTGGAGAAAGGAAGGAATAAAAGTATGCACGTATCATGTATGGTTCCATATATTAACTTTATATCTCGTTTAATTTAGAACGAAAAGGGaagaaaattagttttttttttctttcaatacgaagataaaaatattataatttatattatatctcATGTTTTACTATTAAGGCATTATCTTTTTCCTCTTTAATTGTTTTTGTcatgaaataacataaaaagtcattttgttgtttttttagttttaatttttttatatcaaactcCAACTatattttgcttttaaaatataaactgtAGAGATATGCCGtcgattttttaaatataaaataccaGCAAGGACCACGAGCATTTATCTAGTctctatatatttaaaagttaggACTAGAGTGGACCCAACAGTAAAAGCGACTGCAAATATTTTTGTTGGCATGATAAATGATTGTGAATGAGTTACGATTTTTATATTATAGcagtatttaataaaaagtaaattgaaatttgaaaatcaatacTTTAATGATATAGGTATGTTTGGATTAATTTCTCCCGAAATACTTctagaagataaataaaaaataactttttgtaAGTTAATTTTTGCACTAATTATAGAAGCTgtatcacataatttttttaaagataacttttaacttatgaaaaattaattttaatcaataaagaaatttatttcatttcttgtttttgaacTTTAGAAGTGTTTATAAAGATGTTTATATAAACATACtgatatcaataaaaattagaatgaaAGTTACCAATtcgatatatattaataaaaaattataaattatacatCACGTGTGctgattttaaaaagtttttttaaaaaattattaaaatcgtAGATAACAATTACGACTTTTGTATCTCATtcgttaaaataaatcataagactaaaattattttattttgtttcattttttcacaCTGTTTTCTtaatacttaaaataaaataatagttttaagaagaaaaaaaattaaatttaaataaataagaactaaattatttatgaatggattgaattatcaaatttgattaaattgattttaaatttgatcaaaattgaaTCAAGCTGGTCTATAAACACTCCAATGTAGAGGGCATAACCTTCCGAATTGGATGCTTTATTTCCGgagtataaaaaaagaaagaattaaaatctaaaaacaATGTCAACAAACATTGTTAATTTGATATGATTACCAGATataatcttatcttttaaaTACGTTATTTTTTGGAGATCCCTATAATACTCATGTTTgtgtaaatgaaacaaaatatacGTTTAAAAAGATGAAATCCTTAAATGAGTCTTACCCGGTTGAAAGACACTCTGAGTTCACCAATGTAatcaagcaaaaaaaattaccattaaCGTAAGTTTACGAATCCTTAATTCActaataaagacaaacattaagtTAATGGggataaattaaataactaattgtttttcatatatgttttattcattgttattatctacaaatttaattaaaaagttatatatatattacagttCACAGATATTATAATGTCTATATAAAGAAGAAAACCCTACGCCAGGAAGATGCAAAAGTTAGTAGTagtgaagaaaatgaaagtCCTTGTTTTCTTTGTTGCTATAGTTCTAGCAGCATGGCATTGCCATGGCTCAGACCATGACCATGACCATGGCCACACCTACCAAATTTTCCCTCTGAGAATGAAAACTGGCCATGGTGGCCACTACATTCCGGAGGTATCATGCCAAAGTTGGAGGCTTGGTGTGGAAGCACACAACGTCATTGACTGGAAAACCGTTCCTCAAGATTGCGAGGGATATATTGGGAACTACATGCTTGGCGAACAATATAGATCAGACTCCAaaatagttaaccaacaagctTATTTCTATGCTAAAACCCTCAATATCACTGCCAAAACCGCATGGGTGTTCGACATAGATGAGACTACACTCTCTAATCTCCCTTACTATGCTGACCATGGATTTGGGTATGACTTTCTTTTGTTTGTCTATGTTATTGTTAGTTATTTACTTACAGTAAATTACATAAACTTTCTtagatttaaagaaattataccTGTAcgtctttcttccttttttgacACACCTAcacacttttcttaatttttaaaacatacacaaacttTCTTAAATATTATTCAGCTAGTTGAGTGAAGTCATATGCAACATTTATTgagtatttttcttcaaaaataacgTGGTTTTCCTCCTTTgagtataaaacatttttattaaaaaaatattttgcaacAAAATTCAATCAAGTTCTCACACCAGTAAATGAGTCAAATGAATGTCGAGTAACAAAACCGTAGAATCAATCTCATACCAACAAAAGCATAAGAAAAATGAACAATTATAAGTTTTCCAAATCAAATGAAATTACTCCAACCAAATTATTATGATCCAACACACAAAATCACCTAATCAATTTCATACcaacaataataacattaaatctaaatatattttaaaaatagagaaaaaaacatGTGTTATTTCTTTAAATGTGAAAAGAATTTTGTATgagttttaaaaaagaagaggaagcaTATTAAACCTACAGGgagatttttgtaatttatttttacttatttgtcAAAAAATTTCAACTGCGTACTTTTAGTAAGTTGTTAGTTAATTGCATatataatcacttaaaaaaaacatatacctttttcttttaacGTTAGATGACCACTtagactaaataataataactcaaGTGAATTTGAATCTTTAAAGCTAGGCATCGGATAAAACAAAGTGTTAGctaaaactaaaagaaataataacagaccttaattttttttcttatgtgcAGTGCAGGCTCGACCGATTCTGTGATTAATTAGTcagatttattttcttaaacctGACTATTTCTACGTAtcccaattttttttgtagtggtTTGTGTTAAATCATCTAAATTAAATATCTGATTATTACATTGATTTTTGGGATcgaattattaattaaacggttcaattttattttatttttcatccagCTAAACATTCTTCCGTATACAGTATATCTTATGAGAAAAATGGTTATTAAcattataaaaagttttattatccaattataattaataatatttgtaaatttattgaattttaaaataattattaaattcatatctcattatatatttatagttaaacttttttacttaaaacaataattaatttccCGATCATAGGGTGGAGTTATATAATGAAACATCGTTTAATAAATGGGTTGACCTTGGCGAGGCACCGGCACTGCCAGAGAGTCTCAAATTGTACAAGAAACTGTTGTCTCTTGGCATCAAGATTGTATTCATAACAGGAAGACCACTGGATCAAAAGGCTGTAACTGCTACCAACTTAAAGCTTGCTGGATATCACACATGGGAAAAGTTAATTACCAAGTaagtttctttttctctatattttttttataattccaaTTGTTTTGTTGAGTTGTTAGAACATGTTTCAAttgtttaattcttttataCGATAGTATCATCAAATGCATGACATTgaataaattatgaataaaactAACTTTGGTTGATGCgatatgaattattaatttaaagatataAAAGCTAATcactatatattttaaatctatAATAAGATAGTCGAATTATTGGTTATCTGTTCACAATTATATATGcaagtatatttaaaattataaaagagatTAACAGGAAAGTGTTATAAAAAACATAGGATGAGCTTTGTTAAGTAGTGATAATGTTCCAGCCCCTATAAAAAAGTAATGGTAAAGTTGTCAAAACAATAGGACAAACTTAACCTAGGCCCGTGGGAAAGGGACTTGGAATAAATTGCCAAAAGGGTATGCCTCTTTCTTTGAAAGAAAAGGCCAGTTGTCGCGGATGGCTTTGCCGAAAGCAATGAAtcgtgaaaaaacaaaaaaaacaaatatgtgAGTTAAGATTTTTCGTGTGATATATGTCGTTGATATTGAAGTGCACTATAATTTGCATGTtcaactaataaaattttaagagtttaatgGGTAACTGTATACAGCATTTGTACACAACTAATCAAACATGACCGGACGGCCATTAgcatattttaagataaaagtcaataaatttctttatataagtATTGTGATGGAATGAtagcttaaaattattttatattattaatatataatttattttttctaaacttttaaCAATTAGTTTTTGATAACTCGCCGCTAGAATTGGTTTAGTGGTAAGAAGTTTCGATATTTTGTGACAACTCTTTAGTTCAaactttgttttatatatagctATTATTATACACTAAACAGAATATAATTGGTTTTGGTTGTAGGAATACATCTGAATACCATGGTAAGACAGCAGTTACATACAAATCTACTGAGAGAAAGAAGCTGGAGGAAAAAGGATACAAAATCATTGGAAACATTGGAGACCAATGGAGCGATCTATTAGGAACCAACACAGGCGATAGGACCTTTAAGTTGCCTGATCCCATGTACTACATTAGTTGAGGTCTCTAGGGCTCTTACTAGCATGTTCCTATGAATAAAATAAGATGCATGTTGTAATAATGGAGAGATCGACTTAAACCAAGGAGCACTCGTTAATTAATTGCTATGTATGTGACTTTGTGTGAGACAAAAGGTCACGTGGTAAGAGACTGTACAAGCACAACGGTGTTTTATCTTTCGTGGTTTTAATAAATCATGTGTGCTATAATTCCGTTAATTTAATTAAGGGGTGttactttaatttctttttgaagTAAAAATCATGTCACAGAATATTTAAGACAATCGGATGAGAAAAAACTTGACATTCTCATAAGATAAAGAatcttaaaaaagttatatcattttttaaaaaattatccaaatgcACGTTAGTCATGCTCAGTTATATACGTCCctatttttttagtgttattttttttatatagaaactattaaaaataatgaatagaATTCTATAAATGACTTATACACAAATTGATGTCTTGAATTTTCTGAAGACACGTGCTAGCTAGCTAGTAGCTCCATCCATGGATTCGGTGGAACCACCCACATATAATTGCATGGATAACATTATAAAACTGGCAACGAGTGTGATTTGGCAGAGGGCATGTTTCTCCTTATGATGTGTTTTGGAACAGTAGACAGAAATgaggaaggaagaaaaaaagtttgACGTTTGATCTTTTTCGGTCCTCcatcttttttcataaaatatcttttaattctttatctattaaaattaattatttttgttatcatgataaaataattaatctaaaCGTAGTGGTGATGTGTAactgtcata from Glycine soja cultivar W05 chromosome 8, ASM419377v2, whole genome shotgun sequence includes:
- the LOC114422370 gene encoding stem 28 kDa glycoprotein-like, with product MQKLVVVKKMKVLVFFVAIVLAAWHCHGSDHDHDHGHTYQIFPLRMKTGHGGHYIPEVSCQSWRLGVEAHNVIDWKTVPQDCEGYIGNYMLGEQYRSDSKIVNQQAYFYAKTLNITAKTAWVFDIDETTLSNLPYYADHGFGVELYNETSFNKWVDLGEAPALPESLKLYKKLLSLGIKIVFITGRPLDQKAVTATNLKLAGYHTWEKLITKNTSEYHGKTAVTYKSTERKKLEEKGYKIIGNIGDQWSDLLGTNTGDRTFKLPDPMYYIS